The Lacerta agilis isolate rLacAgi1 chromosome 16, rLacAgi1.pri, whole genome shotgun sequence genomic sequence GGGTGGAGACCAGCCGCAGCACGTACTCCAGGGTGAAGAAGGCGATGCAGAAGGTCTCCACGTGCTCCAGCAGGGGCCGCCTCTCCAGGGTGGCCTTGTCCCTGTGCTGCATCTCCTCCACTGTGTTGAGAGCCAGCGCCACCACCGAGATGAGCACAAAGAAGCTGGAGGCCACCCCCATGGCTTTGGCCGTGGTGGAGGAGAAGGGCTTCTCCATGAGGTTCCACAGGCGCCAGCGATGCTCGGCGTAGCGCATGTGCCGGAAGAGGTGCTCGCTCTCCTGCACGGCCGCCTGGGCCCGCAGCTCCCGCTGCACCTTGAGCTGCTCGTTCAGCTCGTCCCGCCTCTCCTCGAAGCAGATGCGGCAGCAGCGGGGCGTGTACTTGAGGCGGACCCCCCAGTAGCTCAGCTCCTCCAGGAAGCTGCAGGGACACAGCTCGTCCCGCACCCGCAGCACCCCGGAGGCGTAGAAGTTGTAGACCAGCTGGAAGACGGCCGGGTCCCGGTCAAAGAAGTACTCGTCGCCCTGAGCCGCATAGTCGTCGCAGAGGCCCAGTTGGTGCCAGCGGTTGGTGGAAGTGGCCAAGCGGCCCAGGCGGGTGGTGGGGTAGATGGCCACCGCCTGGTACGTCAGGCGGTAGCTTTGCCCGCCCACGTTGATGTTGAGGATGGAGGAGGACGTGGTGGCTCCAGCTGGGAAGGCTGGACTGAAGGGAAACATCGAAGGGagccccttctcctcttcctcaccctcttcctcctcgtcctccaAGCAGGAGTAGCTGCTCTCAACTTCCTGGGGCAGCTGCAATGGGGATCCCCAGCCAGAAGCAACAACGCCCCCAGTCCCCCCAGTTTCGTTGCTTCCCAGAGTTGCATCCAAGGTGGCCCCCGGCCGAGATTCAGCTTTATAGTCCAAGATcagaggctgctttctttgctgaAGGTTCCACATGCTTCTCCTTAGCGTTTGGTGGTGGGTGCGAAGCTCCGTCCCGCCAGCCCGGTGGCGAGATGTTCTTCTGGttgccttctccttcctgcccgaAGCATCTGCCGCCGGAGCCGTTTTACGTTTCTTTTCCGACCGACCAGCAGCTCCAGTTGTTGCAAAAACTCAGTGTGGGATCCAGGCACATGGGGACTGCTGTTGACCGCTTTAATCTTGCTGACAGGGAAGATCTGAGTGCTTAGAGAAGGGGATTTAAAGGCTATTATCCTGTTTCAGCCTCCGCTCCCTCTATCTGTGACGTGAATGATTATGGATCCAGAAATCTGTGGATAATCAGtcgaaaaataataataagtgtagCAGAGTCATTActgctaataaaaataaaaccaaagggCTTCTATTTGTGTCGCTTCAGCACATACTCAGAAAAGACTTTCCAACGAAGGAGCAACAACGGATTTTTTTTCGGAATTATCCAAGAGACTTTCATCTCACCCCCAGGTTCCtatgttttcttcttctataTATCAACTGCTCTTAGAGCCATTCCTTATGTTTATAGCCCATTTTACAGGCAGAAAAACCAACACTTACATTTGCTGGGGTTCCTGAGCGTCAATGCAAGTGTTAATGTCAAATATTATGTAAAACAAGAGTAGCAAACATTGCTGCACATAAATTGACGTGGAATGCAAAacgccatctttctttcttttgtttttagatCAGGTTTCTAGACGTCAAGGCTGTGAGGACAGACTTGAAGTTGACAGTGATTTGACAATGCCTGGTCAAATCTCAGAGGCCAGAGGCCGACGATCCAGAATTTCCAGTGTCAGATTCATCAGGTGGAGCTGTGGATAGGTAGCTCTTTTCTCACTGCTTTGACTTGCAAAAGggtgaataaattatgcaaagcatATCATTATATGCATCCTTGCTTAATTATAAAGGATTACAATTCCGCTTCTTGGAATTTGGATTAACTTGCTTCTGAATTTCCA encodes the following:
- the KCNV2 gene encoding potassium voltage-gated channel subfamily V member 2 gives rise to the protein MWNLQQRKQPLILDYKAESRPGATLDATLGSNETGGTGGVVASGWGSPLQLPQEVESSYSCLEDEEEEGEEEEKGLPSMFPFSPAFPAGATTSSSILNINVGGQSYRLTYQAVAIYPTTRLGRLATSTNRWHQLGLCDDYAAQGDEYFFDRDPAVFQLVYNFYASGVLRVRDELCPCSFLEELSYWGVRLKYTPRCCRICFEERRDELNEQLKVQRELRAQAAVQESEHLFRHMRYAEHRWRLWNLMEKPFSSTTAKAMGVASSFFVLISVVALALNTVEEMQHRDKATLERRPLLEHVETFCIAFFTLEYVLRLVSTPDIRCFVSSALNAVDLIAILPLYLQLLLERFVDEDQPRGQGSQHENDIEKVGRVGKVGQVLRIMRLMRIFRILKLARHSTGLRAFGFTLRQCYQEVGCLLLFIALGIFAFSAMVYTVEHDVSGTNFTSIPHAWWWAAVSISTVGYGDMCPETHLGRLFAFLCIAFGIILNGMPISVLYNKFSDYYIKLKAYEYTAIRKDRGKVDFARRAMKKMSECCGNRPNRW